A window of Gloeocapsa sp. PCC 73106 genomic DNA:
TGGCTCTGGCGTGATAGAAATGATTTTTTTATTGGAGCTAATCTGACTATCTATTTTAATCGCCAACAACTCAAAAATAAAGACTTTCGAGGTCCTGATTTTTTCTTAATTAAGGAAACCGAAAAGCGATCGCGCAAATCCTGGGTAACTTGGGAAGAAGAAGGTAAGTATCCCGATTTAATCATCGAATTACTCTCAGAATCAACCTCAGAAATTGATAAAACTGTTAAAAAAGATTTATATCAAAGTCGATTTCGTACCCCCGAATATTTTTGGTTTTCTCCCGATACTTTTGAATTAGCAGGATTTCGACTAAGTCAAGGAAAATATGAAGAAATTATCAATAATGACTCAGATAAAATGTGGAGTGAAACCTTGGGGTTGTATTTAGGAATTTACCAACAACAGCTTCGATATTTCACACCAGAAGGTAAGCTTGTCCTCACTCCCGAAGAGACAGCTGAACTACTAGCAGCACAGTTAAAAGCCTTAGGAGTAGAACCAGATGTTTAAATAAATAAAACCACAAAAACAAGAAGTTAGCTGAAACAGAGAATGGCTCATAACCTAAAAGTTTATCTTGATGTTTGTTGTTTGAATCGTCCTTTTGATGATCAAACACAGCCGCGCATACGTTTAGAAAGTGAAGCTGTTACATCGATTCTTATTTGTTGTCAATCTCTTAAATGGGAATTAATAAGTAGTACCGTTATTGAATCAGAAATAGAGCAAACTCCGTTGAGTACTAGAAAATTACAACTTCAAGAATCTTGATTAATTATAAAAACTAAGATTATTGTTACTCAATCAATTGTTGAAAGAGCCATTCAATTAAATACTTTGAGCTTTAAAAAATATGATGCACTTCATTTAGCCTGTGCCGAAAATAATGCTGATATTTTTTTAACAACAGATGACCGATTAATGCGAAAAACTGTTATCTATAAAAATGAGTTAAAAATTACCGTAGATAACCCGGTTACATGGCTCATAAAAATTAATGAACTCATTGGAGAACAAGATAATGACCCCAGTTGAATTAACCAGAAAAGGATTTAAAGCTTTAGTCGATGCTTTAGGATATGTGGACGCTGTAAGGTTTATTCGTCAATTTGACTCTGGCAGTGGAGACTATACGCAAGAACGTCATCAATGGCTAGATTCGTTAACAATGGATGATATTCTAGCCGATATCAAGAAACGTCAAAATAACAACATTCCACCAACACAAATAAAGTGACAACATCATGTTCTGCTTGTTTGAGCAAAGTTACTAAAAGTTTAGCTTGAGAATCTTCATCAATGAGTAATTTTAGGCTCAAGCAGTATACCTCGCTCTTTCAAATAAACTTTCTCCTGCGCTGCTTCTTGTTGCAAAAGTTCTTGATGAGTTTCGCAGTATTGGATACATTCTCTAATCGCTTCTGCTGGCAAATCCCAATTCTCAACGGCTTCTTCGACAGTCATCTTGTTGACAATTATATCCATCCAAACATCAAAAGCTTTCAAACGTCTTCCTTTAAGATAAAGCTGTTTACGCCATAAATGGGAGCGTTGTTCCAGATATTGCCACTGATTATCAGGGGTAATGGAATCGCTAAAATGTAATTTCACAGTTGTAACTTCTCCAAAAAAACTACAGGTTCGGGTAAATTGGGAATAGCCCACCAGGGAGAATGCGCTTCTAATTCTGATAGAGAATAAGCACCAGTAGCCACAGCGATCGCTTTTCCTTGAATGGCTGCGCAACATTGGATATCATGAGGGGTATCCCCAATCACAAAGCATCTATCGCGATCAACCTCCCCTAATATTTCCTCTGCGATGGTTACAGCAGCAAGAGCGATCGCGGCCCTATCTTCGTTAAGATCAGCAAAAGCGCCATGGGTAAAATACTCGGCTAAACCGTAGTGAGTGAGCTTAGCTTGAGCACCCTTATATATATTACCAGTTAGTAATATAGATAATACATCCGAGCGAGATTTAAGTTGTTCCAGAATTTCCCTCACTCCAGAGAGTACGCGTCCTTGTCTACGGGGTAAACTTTCGGGTAAATATTTGGCGTAGAGTTCTAATAACGCTTCGATTTTACTTGCTTCTGGCTCCAAACCCGCCGCTTCTAGGACATTTATCGCTATTTTTCGATCCGTTAACCCTGCGGTAGGTAACTGGGAAAAATCCACCGCTTTACCGATAACTTCGGCTGCTGCGTCCTCTAGTGCGAAAATTCCCGCCCTACCAGTGTTTAACAGGGTTCCATCGATATCCCAACATAAAACTGTAGTCATAGTTAGACTATAGTTCCCGTGACAGGAGAACTAGCGCTAGCATAATCTTTGATGGGGATACGTCCCGCTAGATAGGCTAAACGCCCAGCTACAGTAGCCATTCCCATCGCCCGCGCCATCGCTACCGGATCTTTTGCTAGAGCGATCGCACTATTAATTAATAAAGCATCAGCCCCCATTTCCATCGCTAAGGTAGCCTCACTCGGTGCGCCGATGCCCGCATCTACTACCACAGGTATGTGAGCCTGTTCAATAATAATAGCGATATTAGCGCTGTTGCTAATGCCCTGACCCGAACCGATGGGGGAACCAAGAGGCATTACTGTAACACAGCCAATTTCTTCTAAGCGTTTAGCCAAGATGGGATCAGCGTTAATGTAGGGTAAAACAGCAAATCCCTCTTTAACTAGTTGTTGTGCAGCTTCTAAAGTACCGATGGGATCGGGTAAGAGATATTTGGGATCAGGAATAACCTCTAGCTTGATAAAATTATTATCTTCTTGACCGAGCAATTTAGCCATTTCCCTACCCAAACGAGCCACCCTAATCGCTTCATCTGCTGTTTTACAACCTGCGGTATTGGGAAGCATCCAAATTTTTTGCCAGTCGATCGCCTCAGCCAAACCCTCGTGTCCAGGTGCTTGTGTTTGGACGCGACGCACAGCGACAGTCACTATTTCACAACCACTGGCGTTAATACTAGCTTGCATAGCGGCGATAGTGGGATATTTACCCGTCCCCGTCATCAAGCGAGAACGAAAGCTTTTCCCGGCGATGCACAGTTGTTCATCAGCCAGAGTAGAAACCGAAGGAGTCGAGGGAATTAAAGCAGTCATAGGTTCAGAAATTTTAGGGGTAGAATGATAAAAGCGATCGCTACGGAAATGATCCAACAGAGGATCACAGCGTTGCTCTAGAATCAGATTAGCGATGAGAGAAGCAGTCACGGGAGCTAATAAAATACCATTGCGATAGTGACCCGTGGCTAGAACCAGATTATCACAAGAACTCATACCTAGTATGGGAAGTTCATCGGGTGTACCAGGTCGAAAACCCCACCAAAAGCTGTCAATTTGCCAATCTTTAACCCCAGGATACAGACGAATCGCGTTATTTAAGAGTGTTTGTATGCCCTCTGGGGTGTTGTGAGGGAGATAGCCCACTTTTTCACTGGTAGCGCCTACAATTAAACGACCATTGCGTCTTGGTACTAAATAGATTTGGGGTCCATAGAGTACCCTTTGTAGAGGTAATTCTGGTGCTGAGGGCATTGTAAGTGCGAGCATCTGTCCTTTGACGGGATATACTGGCAGGGGAAAGAGCTGATTTGACCAGGCGCCCGCGGCTAATACGTAGGTTTGAGCGTAGTAATCGCCTCTATTCGTGCGTACGCTTTCTACTTTTGCTCCGCGTTGGGCGATCGCTTCTACGGTTATTCCCTGTAATAGTTCAATTCCCAATATTTCCACCGCTTTGAGTAACCCTTGATATAGTTCCCGGGGATCTACTTGTCCATCTTCGGGGTACCAAGTTCCTCCGACTACTTCTGTTCCTAATCCCGGTTGAATTAGCTGTATTCCCTGTTGATCGAGCTTTAAACCTTCTGAGGTAGTAAAAACGGGGGCTAAGATACCGCAAGACCAATATCCCAGATTTAAGCTCGTTAATTCTTCAATTTTCCTGATCCATTCTGGGTATAAATGGAGCGATCGCACTGCTAAATCTGCCATAGCACCTGGTGGCAATTGTTCAGCGTGGGGTGCTAGCATTCCTGCTGCCGCTAGAGTTGCTGCTTCTTGCTGATTGCGACTCAATACTCTTACTGTCGTTCCCCGTAGACGTAAATCGATAGCGATGGCTAAAGCGTTAATTCCGCCACCGATAATTAGTACTTCTGTTGTTTTCTCCATAATTTACGGTAAATATTTTTGAACAACCTGCCAACCGCTGACAGAGACAAATATAAAAGCTACTAATAAGATCAAGTTAGTCCCTACGTGGAGCGATCGCGCTTGAGGATGTTTGGGACCGATTTGAGTGGCACTTCCTGCTGAAATCAGCACTAACAGGACTACGCAGACGCCCGCGAGCAGATGTGGTGAATGTCCTAAGCTACCATAGTAACCGATTGTTCCCACTAAGCCGATACTCAGTAGGGTCAAGACTAACAATACCATAGTTCCACCTACTAGATAATGGAAGGGTCTCAGCCAAACTGGACGCGGTTGTTGTTTTGTCCGTTTTCTGTGAAGCCAAAAACCGCTAATTCCCAGTACCATGTAAGCCAAACTAGCTAGTCCCATTGACCACGCTGCTATTTTCCATAGCCATATAAACGAAGGCAGATCCACTGCTTTATCTCTCAACTCTATCTATTTAGATCTTAGTTTGACATAAAAAAAAAGGCTACCCCCAAAAGTAACCCCTCAGATAAATTAGTATTTAACTAGATTAAAATCATGAGATTGTTTTTAAATGCTTTTTTGTTTTCTGAGACAGGTTTAGTTTTTTTTTGCTCTTTGCTGCTATTATCTTCTATTTCTAAATCCTTACAGGGAAAGGTATCCGATAGAATAGCGCTTGCCATCATCCCAGTATGTATTTCTAATAAAGCTTCCGGAAAAGATTCAAAAACTAAACGGTGTCCAGGGAAAGCTACGCGCTCGAAGTACCAGCTGGCAACATTGGTGATGCGCACTACCTGAATTTGACTGGTGGCGTTAACGTAGCAACAACGGATTTGCTCTGGTTTTGCGCCGGGAATAGGGTCGAGGATCTGAGCCATAACGCTTGAGACAATTACAACTAAATTTTTTTTTTCAACAATTATACCTTAACACTAATTGATCCCCGCTGGCTGTAAACAGTAATACAGTACAGAAATTTATTACCCAAGGTTATAGCTATTTTGTTAAAGTTAAGTTATGTAAATTAAATTTTCAGAATATGAATGATAAAATACTATACTTGCGTTTACCCTGTAACCCTATTTTTCCCATTGGTGTAGTTTATCTAGCCGATCATATTCAGAAGCAGTTTCCTAATATCTCTCAGAAAATCTTTGATTTTGGGACCGTTGCTCCCCTAGATTATGCTCAAGCGTTGGATCGCTGTATCGATGCTTTTCAGCCAACTCTTTTGGTTTTTTCTTGGCGCGACATCCAAATTTACGCTCCTGTCGGGGGTAGAGGTGGTAACCCACT
This region includes:
- a CDS encoding Uma2 family endonuclease gives rise to the protein MSITAQQLAELMPDATQVESDEPEMESSLHYVQLALLVSCLEWLWRDRNDFFIGANLTIYFNRQQLKNKDFRGPDFFLIKETEKRSRKSWVTWEEEGKYPDLIIELLSESTSEIDKTVKKDLYQSRFRTPEYFWFSPDTFELAGFRLSQGKYEEIINNDSDKMWSETLGLYLGIYQQQLRYFTPEGKLVLTPEETAELLAAQLKALGVEPDV
- a CDS encoding HAD family hydrolase, whose product is MTTVLCWDIDGTLLNTGRAGIFALEDAAAEVIGKAVDFSQLPTAGLTDRKIAINVLEAAGLEPEASKIEALLELYAKYLPESLPRRQGRVLSGVREILEQLKSRSDVLSILLTGNIYKGAQAKLTHYGLAEYFTHGAFADLNEDRAAIALAAVTIAEEILGEVDRDRCFVIGDTPHDIQCCAAIQGKAIAVATGAYSLSELEAHSPWWAIPNLPEPVVFLEKLQL
- the thiO gene encoding glycine oxidase ThiO; translated protein: MEKTTEVLIIGGGINALAIAIDLRLRGTTVRVLSRNQQEAATLAAAGMLAPHAEQLPPGAMADLAVRSLHLYPEWIRKIEELTSLNLGYWSCGILAPVFTTSEGLKLDQQGIQLIQPGLGTEVVGGTWYPEDGQVDPRELYQGLLKAVEILGIELLQGITVEAIAQRGAKVESVRTNRGDYYAQTYVLAAGAWSNQLFPLPVYPVKGQMLALTMPSAPELPLQRVLYGPQIYLVPRRNGRLIVGATSEKVGYLPHNTPEGIQTLLNNAIRLYPGVKDWQIDSFWWGFRPGTPDELPILGMSSCDNLVLATGHYRNGILLAPVTASLIANLILEQRCDPLLDHFRSDRFYHSTPKISEPMTALIPSTPSVSTLADEQLCIAGKSFRSRLMTGTGKYPTIAAMQASINASGCEIVTVAVRRVQTQAPGHEGLAEAIDWQKIWMLPNTAGCKTADEAIRVARLGREMAKLLGQEDNNFIKLEVIPDPKYLLPDPIGTLEAAQQLVKEGFAVLPYINADPILAKRLEEIGCVTVMPLGSPIGSGQGISNSANIAIIIEQAHIPVVVDAGIGAPSEATLAMEMGADALLINSAIALAKDPVAMARAMGMATVAGRLAYLAGRIPIKDYASASSPVTGTIV
- a CDS encoding DUF4079 domain-containing protein — its product is MDLPSFIWLWKIAAWSMGLASLAYMVLGISGFWLHRKRTKQQPRPVWLRPFHYLVGGTMVLLVLTLLSIGLVGTIGYYGSLGHSPHLLAGVCVVLLVLISAGSATQIGPKHPQARSLHVGTNLILLVAFIFVSVSGWQVVQKYLP
- a CDS encoding DUF1830 domain-containing protein, whose protein sequence is MAQILDPIPGAKPEQIRCCYVNATSQIQVVRITNVASWYFERVAFPGHRLVFESFPEALLEIHTGMMASAILSDTFPCKDLEIEDNSSKEQKKTKPVSENKKAFKNNLMILI